The following coding sequences lie in one Phragmites australis chromosome 8, lpPhrAust1.1, whole genome shotgun sequence genomic window:
- the LOC133926806 gene encoding cyclin-dependent kinase F-1 — MAIGSGGGGSWSIHGRADVASRYDVLGRAGSGAYADVYCGRRRSDGAAVALKEVHDAVSARREADALLAVSSPHVVALLDHFPGGDCDDDVLVLEWLPLDLAAVVRDAKRRADGCGGHGIPTAQLKRWMLQVLEGVAACHRAGIVHRDLKPANLLISEDGVLKVADFGQARILQQTGPTYDMHPCEQSSGVEPCISEHQAALQGAAEEPPSHEPDIHAGQEPETLTAADYLRELDQLRAKSTDIDKMSLQDGNASCLATCSTGDIEDDPFRTSYSYDLEGVMGEDSGAFTSCVGTRWFRAPELLYGSTNYRQEIDLWSLGCILAELLNLEPIFPGISDIDQIGRIISVLGNITEETFPGCSNLPDYNKIFFNKVEKPMGLEACLPNRSASEVSIIKQLLCYDLAKRASAADLLNDLYFTEGPLPAPIEGLQVPASKDEDDDSSMEEWANYKDGGSDSDFDEFGGMGITKTDKGFSIRFP, encoded by the exons ATGGCGAtcggctccggcggcggcgggagctgGAGCATCCACGGCCGCGCCGACGTCGCCTCCCGTTATGATGTCCTTGGCCGTGCTGGCTCCGGTGCCTATGCCGACGTCTActgcggccgccgccgctccgaCGGCGCCGCCGTCGCGCTCAAGGAGGTTCACGACGCCGTCAGCGCCCGCCGCGAGGCCGACGCCCTCCTCGCCGTCTCTTCCCCCCACGTCGTCGCGCTCCTCGACCACTTCCCCGGCGGAGACTGCGACGACGACGTCCTCGTCCTCGAGTGGCTCCCACTCGACCTCGCCGCCGTCGTGCGCGACGCCAAGCGCCGCGCGGACGGGTGTGGGGGCCACGGCATCCCCACCGCGCAGCTCAAGCGGTGGATGCTGCAGGTGCTAGAGGGCGTCGCCGCGTGCCACCGCGCCGGCATCGTGCACCGCGACCTCAAGCCCGCAAACCTGCTCATTTCCGAGGACGGGGTGCTCAAGGTCGCCGACTTCGGTCAG GCCAGGATACTTCAGCAGACAGGACCTACTTATGATATGCACCCATGTGAGCAAAGTTCTGGTGTGGAGCCTTGCATTTCAGAACACCAAGCAGCGTTACAAGGGGCAGCGGAGGAACCACCGTCTCACGAACCAGACATTCATGCAGGTCAGGAGCCTGAGACACTCACTGCTGCTGACTACCTACGTGAGCTGGACCAACTCCGGGCCAAATCCACCGACATCGACAAAATGAGCCTGCAGGACGGAAATGCCTCCTGTCTTGCGACATGCAGCACAGGAGACATCGAAGATGATCCATTCCGAACCTCCTACTCATATGATTTGGAAGGAGTAATGGGGGAAGACTCTGGTGCCTTCACTTCCTGTGTTGGTACAAGGTGGTTCAGGGCTCCTGAGCTCCTATACGGGTCAACAAACTACAGGCAGGAGATTGACCTCTGGTCACTGGGATGTATTTTGGCTGAGCTGCTGAATTTGGAGCCTATATTCCCAGGGATATCGGATATCGATCAGATTGGTAGAATCATCAGTGTACTGGGCAATATCACAGAAGAAACCTTTCCAGGCTGTTCAAATTTGCCAGATTACaataagattttctttaacAAAGTTGAGAAGCCAATGGGCCTTGAAGCATGTCTGCCCAATAGGTCTGCTTCTGAGGTTAGCATCATAAAGCAGCTACTTTGCTATGACCTAGCAAAGAGGGCCAGTGCTGCTGACCTGCTGAATGATCTGTACTTTACGGAAGGACCCTTACCTGCACCTATAGAAGGATTACAAGTTCCGGCATCaaaggatgaggatgatgacagCTCTATGGAAGAATGGGCAAATTACAAGGATGGCGGTTCAGATTCAGACTTTGACGAATTTGGTGGCATGGGTATCACCAAAACTGACAAGGGTTTCAGCATACGCTTTCCATGA